In a single window of the Arachis hypogaea cultivar Tifrunner chromosome 6, arahy.Tifrunner.gnm2.J5K5, whole genome shotgun sequence genome:
- the LOC112757798 gene encoding wall-associated receptor kinase 5-like — MNYLLYKEFLITHELNNKYIDECKTGQHSCVSDHNCHNTNGSYTCFCPKGQSGNAHQKKKLIKLKEKFFEQNGGHILVQQGEESSHVKIFTADKLKKATNNYDEKLIIGRGGYGTVFKGVLENNTIVAIKKSKIVDPGQVMQFINEVIVVSKINHRNVVKLLGCCLETEVPLLVYEFVSNGTLFDFIHNEKKRNHFNWKNRLRIAAEAAGALSYLHSSASIPIVHRDVKSANILLDEDYTAKVSDFGTSRFVPLDQTALATMVQGTFGYLDPEYMQTSQLTEKSDVYSFGVVLAELLTGKKPLLLGKSKEKTNISIYFLSCLEENCLFETLQDGILNEENKQEIVEVANITAKCLRLKGEERPSMKEVAMELEGIRRMSKHQWVNSGDKNFEETQHLLPISSSSKGYEYGDSSSSSHQNINYDSIIRDQEGVIALADGR, encoded by the exons atgaattatttattGTACAAAGAGTTCTTAATCACACATGAATTGAATAATAAAT ACATTGATGAATGCAAGACAGGACAACATTCATGTGTAAGTGACCATAATTGTCACAATACAAATGGATCCTACACATGCTTCTGTCCTAAGGGGCAATCTGGAAATG CGCACCAAAAGAAAAAACTCATCAAACTGAAGGAAAAGTTTTTTGAGCAAAACGGCGGTCATATTTTAGTACAACAAGGAGAAGAGTCATCCCATGTTAAAATTTTCACTGCTGACAAATTAAAGAAAGCCACTAACAACTATGACGAGAAGTTAATCATTGGCAGGGGAGGTTATGGCACGGTTTTCAAAGGAGTTCTAGAGAATAACACAATTGTTGCTATCAAGAAGTCCAAAATAGTTGATCCTGGCCAAGTTATGCAATTCATCAATGAGGTGATTGTTGTCTCTAAAATTAACCACAGAAATGTGGTGAAGCTTTTGGGTTGTTGTTTAGAAACAGAAGTTCCTCTGCTAGTCTATGAGTTTGTAAGCAATGGTACACTCTTTGATTTCATCCAtaatgaaaagaagagaaatcaTTTTAACTGGAAAAATCGTCTCAGAATTGCAGCAGAGGCGGCTGGAGCTTTATCATATCTTCACTCATCTGCTTCCATTCCAATTGTCCACAGAGATGTTAAAAGTGCTAATATTCTCTTAGACGAAGACTACACTGCTAAAGTCTCTGACTTTGGAACTTCTAGATTTGTTCCATTGGATCAAACTGCACTAGCTACAATGGTGCAAGGAACTTTTGGTTACTTGGATCCAGAGTACATGCAAACTAGCCAATTAACTGAGAAAAGCGATGTGTATAGTTTTGGTGTTGTGCTGGCTGAGCTTCTTACAGGAAAGAAACCTCTTTTGTTGGGGAAGTCGAAAGAGAAAACAAATATTTCTATCTACTTTCTATCTTGCCTAGAAGAGAATTGCTTGTTTGAAACTCTTCAAGATGGAATCTTGAATGAAGAAAACAAGCAAGAGATTGTGGAAGTTGCTAATATTACAGCAAAGTGTTTGAGActtaaaggagaagaaagaccaaGCATGAAGGAAGTGGCAATGGAATTGGAGGGAATAAGGAGAATGTCAAAGCATCAATGGGTTAACAGTGGAGACAAAAATTTTGAAGAGACGCAGCACTTACTTCCTATATCATCATCGTCGAAAGGATATGAGTATGGTGATAGCAGTAGTAGTAGTCatcaaaatataaattatgataGTATCATCAGGGATCAAGAAGGGGTAATTGCTTTAGCAGATGGAAGGTGA
- the LOC140173519 gene encoding wall-associated receptor kinase 2-like: MTLKATVVLLLIVVALVLLATIAADDGNNQTLEGCRSDCGGVRVPYPFGIGNSSSVPHKSCFLQSSFELTCPNSTLYWGNIKVLDIKISQAKVDMSIPISRICRDGHYYRGVSIDIPSFTISSEDNKFVSVGCDTYGYLHSSYKDDDNATYSTGCITRCYGSSMEVEDGHCSGIGCCQVDIPPKMRMTFVKSFSFYNFSQTWRFNNCSYSFVVKKENYTFYREHLRNLPFEEFPVVFDWSVGDETREASRKRGTSYACKGNTTRNDSVPTGYGYICQCNKGFEGNPYHPLGCIGN; encoded by the coding sequence ATGACGTTGAAGGCCACAGTAGTACTACTCTTAATAGTTGTTGCACTAGTCCTTCTAGCAACAATTGCAGCAGATGATGGAAATAATCAAACCCTTGAAGGATGCAGAAGCGACTGTGGTGGTGTCCGAGTTCCATATCCATTTGGCATAGGGAACTCATCATCCGTCCCCCATAAAAGCTGTTTCTTGCAAAGTTCGTTTGAGCTGACATGCCCAAATTCAACTTTATACTGGGGAAATATCAAAGTCTTAGACATAAAAATTTCCCAGGCTAAAGTTGACATGTCGATTCCTATCTCAAGGATTTGTCGTGACGGTCATTATTATAGAGGAGTTTCCATAGATATTCCTTCTTTCACCATTTCTAGTGAAGACAACAAGTTCGTTAGTGTAGGTTGCGACACCTATGGCTATCTTCACAGCTCCTACAAAGACGACGATAATGCAACATATTCAACAGGGTGCATAACAAGATGTTATGGCAGTTCTATGGAAGTTGAGGATGGACATTGTTCTGGGATTGGGTGTTGTCAGGTGGATATTCCGCCTAAAATGAGGATGACCTTTGTCAAGTCATTTTCCTTTTACAATTTCAGCCAAACTTGGAGATTCAACAACTGCAGCTATTCTTTTGTTGTCAAAAAAGAAAACTACACATTTTACAGGGAACACTTGAGAAACCTGCCTTTTGAGGAATTCCCTGTGGTGTTTGATTGGAGTGTTGGAGATGAAACACGTGAAGCTTCTCGGAAAAGAGGTACCAGTTACGCTTGCAAGGGAAACACCACTCGTAATGACTCTGTCCCTACTGGATATGGTTACATATGCCAATGCAATAAAGGTTTTGAAGGAAATCCTTACCACCCTCTTGGCTGCATAGGTAACTAA
- the LOC112757800 gene encoding probable arabinosyltransferase ARAD1, which produces MGEWFLFLDMNRPESDRIGSPVTRVMDPEEAELVYVPFFSSLSQMVATSQQGDGSEAAYSDEETQKALVEWLEGAEVLAEEWREGPRVHGGRPQVAVACVDKVKNSVLLVVGFGRLRGSLVKDVVVSYPHRMW; this is translated from the coding sequence ATGGGAGAGTGGTTTCTGTTCCTGGACATGAACCGTCCAGAGTCAGATCGGATAGGGTCACCGGTGACCCGGGTGATGGACCCGGAAGAAGCGGAGCTGGTCTACGTGCCGTTCTTCTCGTCGCTGAGCCAGATGGTGGCGACGAGCCAACAAGGCGATGGGTCGGAGGCGGCATACAGTGACGAGGAGACGCAGAAAGCGCTGGTGGAGTGGCTGGAGGGGGCAGAAGTACTGGCAGAGGAATGGAGGGAGGGACCACGTGTTCACGGCGGCAGACCCCAAGTCGCTGTTGCATGTGTGGATAAGGTGAAGAATAGTGTGCTTCttgtggttgggtttgggaggttgAGAGGTTCTCTGGTGAAGGATGTGGTGGTTTCTTATCCTCATAGGATGTGGTGA